CAGCGATAGTAATTTCCTTGGGTTGAACATCTACAACAAGTTCGCTTGTCACAATTGTTCGTTTTTAATGATTTAAATAATATTTCACGGGTTTCTGTCGTCACAACAGAAGAAATGTTCACGCTTGAACTATTTCCCTTCATATGCAAAGAACAAACTTAATGCCCGTGAGGTTTTCTTAAGTTTGTTCCTGTACATATAACTGTAAAAAATGCTACGGGCCTATTTCCTCTTCTTATGCCTATTTTTTCTCAGTCTTTTTTTACGCTTGTGAACAGACATCTTATGCCTTTTTCTTTTTTTTCCGCTTGGCATTTTATCTTTTTTTTAAATTAAAACTTAGCCTCTTTTACCTGGGCAACAAAGGTTTTTGCCGGCTTGAAAGCAGGTATCTTGTGCTCGGGAATGCTGATGGTGGTGTTCTTTGAAATATTACGTGCCGTTTTCTGGGCTCTTCTCTTAACGATGAAGCTTCCGAAACCTCTCAAGTACACGTTTTCATTGCTAGCCAACGAATCTTTCACCACTTCCATGTACGATTCAACCGTTGCCAGTACCGACGCTTTGTCTAC
The DNA window shown above is from Candidatus Hydrogenedentota bacterium and carries:
- a CDS encoding HU family DNA-binding protein gives rise to the protein MSKADIVNEIAKNTGVDKASVLATVESYMEVVKDSLASNENVYLRGFGSFIVKRRAQKTARNISKNTTISIPEHKIPAFKPAKTFVAQVKEAKF